The Novosphingobium sp. MMS21-SN21R genome contains a region encoding:
- a CDS encoding transposase codes for MVPWLHSTNPIERLNGEIKRRTDVVGIFPNEAPNPGLSARSSWSRATNGLSGAPVTRPLKP; via the coding sequence ATCGTACCATGGCTCCACTCGACCAACCCGATCGAGCGTCTCAACGGCGAAATCAAGCGCAGGACCGACGTCGTCGGCATCTTCCCCAACGAGGCCCCCAATCCCGGCTTGTCGGCGCGATCCTCATGGAGCAGAGCCACGAACGGGCTGTCCGGCGCGCCCGTTACACGACCCTTGAAACCATAG